The genomic window GGCTTGCGAAAATACAAGCACCTACTATTTCAGTTGGGTTTGCTGAATCAAAGGAAAGTCTCACTCCAATTATTGTTGCGGGTATTAATGTTATACATGAAGTGTTTAATGCCAAAAATGTACACATTGCCTCAGATGCAGTATCAGAATTTTTATTAAGCTTTTGTAATTCTTGCATTGCTTTCATCCCAAAAGGTGTAGCGGCATTCCCAAGCCCTAGCATATTAGCACTCAGGTTTAGTATTATAGCTCCCATTGCAGGATGATCATTGGGGACACTAGGAAACAAACGAACCATTATAGGTTTTAATAATCGTGCGAGGGTGTTAATTAGGCCACCATTTTCTGCTATTTTCATTATCCCAAGCCATAAAGCCATAATTCCTATTAGATCGAAGCAAACTTCAACTGCTCCTTTAGCTGCTCCAAGAGCAGCTTCGGTTACAACTTCTATATTGCCGTTAATTGCTGCAACAATAATTCCTGATGCTAAAAGTAGTAACCATATTAAATTAAGCAATATCATCCCTCCAAAAGCATATAAAACAGCTAGTCTACGTATATTCTTTTAGAAGGGTATGATTCCCAAATAAAAAATAGAACAAGTCAAAAGATGACTTGTTCTATTAATAATATTTTTTTGAATACAATTATTACGAGTCAAAGGTGAGTCAAAGGGGACGGTTCCTTTTGACTCAAGTGAATGAGTCAAAAGGAACCGTCCCCTTTGACTCACCTTTG from Candidatus Syntrophocurvum alkaliphilum includes these protein-coding regions:
- a CDS encoding nucleoside recognition domain-containing protein, encoding MLNLIWLLLLASGIIVAAINGNIEVVTEAALGAAKGAVEVCFDLIGIMALWLGIMKIAENGGLINTLARLLKPIMVRLFPSVPNDHPAMGAIILNLSANMLGLGNAATPFGMKAMQELQKLNKNSDTASEAMCTFLALNTSCITLIPATIIGVRLSFDSANPTEIVGACIFASLCAMTIAVSLDYWFRTKSPWGRKK